A segment of the Gossypium hirsutum isolate 1008001.06 chromosome D10, Gossypium_hirsutum_v2.1, whole genome shotgun sequence genome:
GTTGCTTACCTgatattttcatacatttttaaaatagcACATGATGCATTTTTCTAACATACTCTTAAGCGCAAATCAGAATGACTCATCCAGCATATTACATGCAGAGATAAAGGGCATTGGAGCTTGTATCTGAAAGAGATGTAGAAGACTCGTACATTATATGTTTTGGATGATGTTCTATGACCGACCATTGCAGCTAAAACCTTTTGAAATAAATTAGAGTAGTTGCCTGCAAAACATGAACCACAAACAGAATCACATTGATCATGGCCTCATATTTATTTATAGTATGAccattatccaaaaaaaaaaaaggtagtaAGTACCTGAATTTTATTAGGAAAGTAGAATGCACTACAAACTTCTCGAAGTTTGTTCTCATAAAACACTCGCATGAACTGTTCTTCTTCAATGTTAAGAGGTTTTGGACGAGAATGCTTGTCAGCTGACATGAacaatcaaaatattacatggtACGCTCGATGACCTAGCACCTCACAATAGaactaaaaagtaaaagaaaatttcatttaCCATTATCTCTTGCAATAGGTTCAGGGTATGATAGTGAACCATCAGCGTCTACTTCCATTTGTGTTGTCCCATACTTCAGAATAAATCAGCAAGTCAGCTTCAATAAAATGAACACCAGAAAGAAAATTTCCACTAGGAATGGTTTCAATAATGGTGGTTTGCAACTGACAACATTTAAATG
Coding sequences within it:
- the LOC107915052 gene encoding cyclin-H1-1, producing the protein MADFHTSTHRANWIFSPQELVEKYKAANQRAIQALEKYGTTQMEVDADGSLSYPEPIARDNADKHSRPKPLNIEEEQFMRVFYENKLREVCSAFYFPNKIQVLTTFFFFG